The following is a genomic window from Geminicoccus roseus DSM 18922.
CCATCCCGAGGGCAGCCCCGACATCGACGCGCACGGCCTGGCCGGCGCGCTGGCCGCCAAGAACGAGTGGGCGGCGCGCTCCGGGATGACCGTGGAGCTGATGACCCAGTTCTGCTTCGACGGGCGCCAGGTCCTGCTGTGGGAGCAGGCGATCCGCGACGCTGGCAACCGCCTGCCGATCCGGATCGGCCTGCCTGGTCCTGCCTCGATCAAGAGCCTGCTGCGCTATGCCCAGATGTGCGGCGTCGGCAACTCCCTGTCCTTCCTGAGCAAGCGCGCCGGCAACGTCCTGCAGCTGGTCACCGCCGCCGAGCCGGACGGGTTCGTGGTCGACCTGGCCAACGCGGTGGCGGGCGACCGGGACAACCTGATCGCCGGGCTGCACTTCTACCCGTTCGGCGGGTTCGACAAGACCGCCGCCTACGCGAAGGCGCTGGCCGAGGGCAGCTTCACCATGGAGAGCGACGGCGAAGGTTTTGCCGTCACCGCCTGAGCGGGATAGGGTCGGCCCTTTCCAAGCTCCGGGGCCGCATCATGTCCGACGACGCCTTCGACCGCTTCGAGCGGGATGTCCACGACCGGCTGGCGCCCAGCTACCGCGACCTGTTCGAGCCGGTCACGGCCCTGGCCGTCGAGGGGCTGCTGGACGCGGCGGGCGTGCGGCCGGGCGGCCGGCATGGCGACCTCGCCTGCGGCAGCGGCATCGTGGCCCTGGGCGCGCTGGAGCGAGGCGCTGAGGTCGAGGCGTTCGACCTGAGCCCGGGCATGCTGGCGATCCTGCACGGGCGGGCGCCGGAGATCCAGGTCGCCTCCGCCTCGGTCGAGCGGCTGCCGGTCGAGGACCGGCATTTCGACACGCTGACCATGAGCTTCGGCATCGGCCATCTCTCGGCGCCGGACGCCGCGATCGCCGAGGCCCGCCGTGTGCTCAAGCCAGGCGGGCGGATCGCCCTGTCCTGGTGGAGCGGCCCCGACGAGAACCGGGTGAACGGCCTGTTCGTCGACCTGATCGAGGAACTGGCGCTGACCGCGCCCCCGGACCTGCTGCCGCCAGGGCCCCCGATCTTCCGCTTCGCCGACCGCAAGGCGCTGGTGGGCCTGCTCGACGAAGCCGGGTTCGAGGACATCTGCCTGGAGAGCCTGGGCTTTCGCCACGTGGTGCCGGCGGCCGCCGACTGGTGGGACATCGGCCAGGGCGCGTTCGCCCGGGTCTCGGCGATCCTGGGGGCGCAGTCGGATGCCGCGCGGGAGCGGGTGCGGGCGCTGTTCCTGGAGCGGGCGGAGACCTACCGGACAGGCGACGGCATCTCGATCCCGATCAAGTTCCACCTGGTGAGCGGCAGCGTGTCGGAGGCGGACGAGGGGGCGGCTTGAACCTGCCCTGCCGTGTGTCTATCAGTTCGATAGCATCTCTCAGGAGGGCAGGATGGCGACGCTGATCGTCCGTCAGGTCGAGGAGAGCCTCGTCGAGGAACTGAAGGAGCGTGCGCGCAAGGCCGGGCGCTCGGCCGAGGCGGAACACCGGCTGATCCTGCGCGACGCCCTGGAGCGCAAGAAGCTGACCGGCGCGGATTTCGTGCGGGCGATCCGCCGGAACCGGCCGGAGATCAGCCAGGAAGAGGCGGAGGCGATCGGGCAAGGCAGCCGGCCGGCGCTGGACGGTACACAAGGGCTGGACGCCGAGGCCGTCGAAGCTCCGTGACCGGCTATCTGCTCGACACCAACGTGATCAGCGAACTGTTCAAGCCGGAGCCCGACCCATCCGTCCTGGCCTGGTTCGAGGCGGTGACCGGCGAGGACAAACTGCTGACGGCGTCGATCGTCGTCAGCGAACTTGCCTTCGGCATCGAGCGCCTGCCTCCCGGCAGGAAGCGCCGCGATCTTCAGGCCTGGTTCGACGACCTGCTGGAGACGACGCTGGCGGGCCGGGTCCTTCCGTTCGACCTGCCCGAGGCGCTGCAATACGGGCGCCTCGCTGCCCTGCTCCGGGACAAGCAGCCCCATGCCCTGCAGGTGCAGGACGTGCAGATCGCCGCGGTCGCGTGCCAGCGGGCGCTGACGGTGGCCACCCGCAATGCCCGGGACTTCGCCGGCCTGGGCGTGCCCCTGGTGAACCCCTGGGAGCACGTGCCGGGCAGCCGCCGGACCTGAAATGCGCCAGGGCCGCCTGGGCGGCCCTGGCGGGCAAACAAGCTCAGATCCCCAGCTTCTTCGCCACGATCTCGTTGACCACGCCCGGGTTGGCCTTGCCGCCGGTGGCCTTCATCACCTGGCCGGTGAACCAGCCGGCGACCTTGGGGTTCTTCTGGACGGTGGCGACCTGGCCCGGGTTGTCGGCGATCAGCTTGTCCACGATCGCCTCGATGGCGGTCGTGTCGGTGACCTGCTTCATGCCGCGCTCTTCCACGATCCGGTCCGGGGCCTGGCCGGTCTCGAACATGATCGCGAACACGTCCTTGGCCAGGCGCCCGGAAAGCGTGCCATCCTTGATCAGGGACAGGAGCTTGCCGAGGTTGGCCGCCGTGATCGGGCTCTCGGTGATCGCCTTGCCGGCCTTGTTGAGCTGGCCGAACAGCTCGGTGATGATCCAGTTGGCGGCCTGCTTGGGGTCGCCCAGCTTCGCCGCCTCCTCGTAATAGGCCGAGGTCTCGCGCTCGGCGACCAGCACGCCGGCGTCGTAGGACGAGAGCCCGTATTCCTCCATGAAGCGCTGGCGCTTCTCGTCGGGCAGTTCCGGCAGGCTCGCCCGGATCTCCTCGATGAAGCCGTCGGTGAGCTCCAGCGGCAGAAGGTCGGGGTCGGGGAAGTAGCGGTAGTCGTGCGCCTCTTCCTTGGAGCGCATCGAGCGGGTCTCGCCCTTCACCGAATCGAACAGGCGGGTCTCCTGGTCGATGCTGCCGCCGCTCTCCAGGATGTCGACCTGGCGGCGCGCCTCGTACTCGATGGCCCGCGCTACGAAGCGCATGGAGTTGACGTTCTTGATCTCGCAGCGCGTGCCGAACGGCTCGCCGGGCTTGCGCACCGAGACGTTGGCGTCGCAGCGAAGCGAGCCTTCCTCCATGTTGCCGTCGCACGTCCCCAGATAGCGCAGGATCGAGCGCAGCTTGCGCATGTAGAGGACGGCTTCCTCCGGGTCGCGGATGTCCGGCTCGCTGACGATCTCCATCAGCGCCACGCCGGAGCGGTTCAGGTCGATCAGGGTGGTGTCGTGGCCCTGGTCGTGGATCGACTTGCCGGCATCCTGCTCCAGATGGAGGCGGGTGATGCCGATCGGGCGCTGGGTGCCGTCCGGCATGTCCAGGATCAGCTCGCCCTTGCCCACGATCGGGTGCTGGTACTGGCTGATCTGGTAGCCCTGCGGCAGGTCCGGGTAGAAGTAGTTCTTCCGCTCGAACACCGAGACCTTGTTGATCTCGGCCTTCAACCCCAGGCCGGTGCGCACCGCCAGCTCGACGCAGCGGGCGTTCACCACCGGCAGCATGCCGGGCATCCCGGCATCCACCGGACTGACCTGGGTGTTGGGCTCGGCGCCGTATTCGGTGGCCGCTCCGCTGAACAGCTTGGCCTTGCTGGAGACCTGCGCGTGCACCTCGAGACCGACCACGATCTCCCAGGTGCCGGTGTTGCCTTCGATGGTCCAGCTCATGTCCGGGCCTCGATCCCGTAGGGTAGCGTCTTGAAATCGGCGGCCTCTTCCAGGGCGGCGCCGATCTGCAGCACGGTCGGCTCGTCCCAGGGCCTGCCCATGATCTGCAGGCCCAGCGGCAGCCCATCCGAAGACAGGCCGGCCGGCACGCTCATGCCGGGCAGGCCGGTCAGGTTGGCGGTCACCGTGAACACGTCGTTCAGGTACATGGCGACCGGGTCGTCGGACTCCTCGCCGATCCGGAACGCCGGGGTCGGCGTGGCCGGGGTCAGCACCGCGTCGACCTCCTCGAACACCTTGGTGAAGTCGTTCACCAGGATCCGGCGCAGCTTCTGCGCCTTGACGTAGTAGGCGTCGTAATAGCCGGCCGAGAGCACGTAGGTGCCGATCATGATCCGGCGCTTGACCTCGTCGCCGAAGCCCGCCGCGCGCGACTTCTCGTAGGTGTCGGCGAGGTTGCGGCCGTCCACGCGCAGCCCGTAGCGCATGCCGTCGTAGCGGGCGAGGTTGGACGAGGCTTCCGCCGGGGCGATGATGTAGTAGGTCGCCAGCGCGTACTTGCTGTGCGGCAGCGAGACCTCCTTCACTTCCGCACCCTGGGCGCGCAGCCAGTCGGCGCCCTGCTGCCAGAGCCGGTCGATCTCGGGGGAAAGGCCCTCGACCCGGTACT
Proteins encoded in this region:
- a CDS encoding FitA-like ribbon-helix-helix domain-containing protein, encoding MATLIVRQVEESLVEELKERARKAGRSAEAEHRLILRDALERKKLTGADFVRAIRRNRPEISQEEAEAIGQGSRPALDGTQGLDAEAVEAP
- the gatB gene encoding Asp-tRNA(Asn)/Glu-tRNA(Gln) amidotransferase subunit GatB; its protein translation is MSWTIEGNTGTWEIVVGLEVHAQVSSKAKLFSGAATEYGAEPNTQVSPVDAGMPGMLPVVNARCVELAVRTGLGLKAEINKVSVFERKNYFYPDLPQGYQISQYQHPIVGKGELILDMPDGTQRPIGITRLHLEQDAGKSIHDQGHDTTLIDLNRSGVALMEIVSEPDIRDPEEAVLYMRKLRSILRYLGTCDGNMEEGSLRCDANVSVRKPGEPFGTRCEIKNVNSMRFVARAIEYEARRQVDILESGGSIDQETRLFDSVKGETRSMRSKEEAHDYRYFPDPDLLPLELTDGFIEEIRASLPELPDEKRQRFMEEYGLSSYDAGVLVAERETSAYYEEAAKLGDPKQAANWIITELFGQLNKAGKAITESPITAANLGKLLSLIKDGTLSGRLAKDVFAIMFETGQAPDRIVEERGMKQVTDTTAIEAIVDKLIADNPGQVATVQKNPKVAGWFTGQVMKATGGKANPGVVNEIVAKKLGI
- a CDS encoding type II toxin-antitoxin system VapC family toxin codes for the protein MTGYLLDTNVISELFKPEPDPSVLAWFEAVTGEDKLLTASIVVSELAFGIERLPPGRKRRDLQAWFDDLLETTLAGRVLPFDLPEALQYGRLAALLRDKQPHALQVQDVQIAAVACQRALTVATRNARDFAGLGVPLVNPWEHVPGSRRT
- a CDS encoding class I SAM-dependent methyltransferase, which gives rise to MSDDAFDRFERDVHDRLAPSYRDLFEPVTALAVEGLLDAAGVRPGGRHGDLACGSGIVALGALERGAEVEAFDLSPGMLAILHGRAPEIQVASASVERLPVEDRHFDTLTMSFGIGHLSAPDAAIAEARRVLKPGGRIALSWWSGPDENRVNGLFVDLIEELALTAPPDLLPPGPPIFRFADRKALVGLLDEAGFEDICLESLGFRHVVPAAADWWDIGQGAFARVSAILGAQSDAARERVRALFLERAETYRTGDGISIPIKFHLVSGSVSEADEGAA
- a CDS encoding methylenetetrahydrofolate reductase gives rise to the protein MAVAFRDLFGRRGAAKHQDVAARVTGLAQGWSIEITPKQAAKLERIPLPKGTRVNIAYLPDEDAAQILQTAARLVFEGMVPVPHVPARTLASAEALDVYLRGLAAVGVREALVIGGGVANQQGPFSSSMDVLETGLFQELGFARIAVAGHPEGSPDIDAHGLAGALAAKNEWAARSGMTVELMTQFCFDGRQVLLWEQAIRDAGNRLPIRIGLPGPASIKSLLRYAQMCGVGNSLSFLSKRAGNVLQLVTAAEPDGFVVDLANAVAGDRDNLIAGLHFYPFGGFDKTAAYAKALAEGSFTMESDGEGFAVTA